Proteins from one Embleya scabrispora genomic window:
- a CDS encoding O-acetylhomoserine aminocarboxypropyltransferase/cysteine synthase family protein, whose protein sequence is MLPGADEPPEPRPAFETLQVHAGARPDPATGARAVPIYLTSSYVFRDAAHAADTFALTDLETHAYTRLSNPTTAVVEERVAALEGGTAAVAVGSGQAATTLALLNLARAGDHLVAAASLYGGTRTLLEHTFADLGIEVTFVDDPDDLDAWRAAIRPTTKALFGESVGNPRGNVLDLAAVAEIAHTAGVPFVVDNTVPTPYLLRPIEHGADIVVHSTTKFLGGHGTAIGGIVVDGGTFDFGAHADRYPGLVAPDPTYQGLSFWERFGPDRIAYALRLRVRLLRDLGPAVSPLNSFLLLQGIETLSLRLDRHTANAERVAAWLAARPEVVRVDHPSLPTSPWHAAARRYLPRGAGAVLSVDLAGGLAAGRRFVEGLRLFSHLANIGDARSLAIHPASTTHAQLDPDQRLHAGVTPGLVRLSVGLEGIDDLLADLAGGLAAAAAGTDSSAEGSR, encoded by the coding sequence CTGCTCCCGGGCGCCGACGAACCGCCCGAGCCCCGACCCGCCTTCGAGACCCTCCAGGTCCACGCCGGTGCCCGCCCCGACCCGGCCACCGGCGCCCGCGCCGTGCCGATCTACCTGACCAGCAGCTACGTCTTCCGCGACGCGGCGCACGCGGCCGACACGTTCGCGCTCACCGACCTGGAGACGCACGCCTACACCCGGCTGTCCAACCCCACCACCGCCGTGGTGGAGGAGCGCGTCGCCGCACTGGAAGGCGGCACCGCGGCGGTGGCCGTGGGCAGCGGTCAGGCCGCCACCACCCTCGCGCTGCTCAACCTGGCCCGCGCCGGCGACCACCTCGTCGCGGCGGCGTCCCTGTACGGCGGCACCCGCACCCTGCTCGAACACACCTTCGCCGACCTGGGTATCGAGGTGACCTTCGTCGACGACCCGGACGACCTCGACGCGTGGCGCGCCGCGATCCGACCGACCACGAAGGCGCTGTTCGGCGAGAGCGTCGGCAACCCGCGCGGCAACGTGCTCGACCTGGCCGCCGTCGCGGAGATCGCGCACACCGCCGGTGTCCCGTTCGTGGTCGACAACACGGTACCCACGCCGTACCTGCTCCGGCCGATCGAGCACGGCGCCGACATCGTGGTGCACTCCACCACCAAGTTCCTCGGCGGACACGGCACCGCGATCGGCGGCATCGTGGTCGACGGCGGCACCTTCGACTTCGGCGCGCACGCCGACCGCTACCCGGGCCTGGTCGCGCCCGACCCGACCTATCAGGGCCTCTCCTTCTGGGAGCGGTTCGGCCCGGACCGGATCGCGTACGCGCTGCGCCTGCGGGTACGGCTGTTGCGCGACCTCGGCCCGGCGGTGTCGCCGCTGAACAGCTTCCTGCTGCTCCAGGGCATCGAGACGTTGTCGCTGCGCCTGGACCGGCACACCGCCAACGCCGAGCGGGTGGCGGCCTGGCTCGCCGCGCGGCCCGAGGTGGTACGGGTGGACCACCCGAGCCTGCCCACCAGCCCCTGGCACGCGGCGGCTCGGCGCTACCTGCCACGCGGCGCGGGAGCGGTACTGTCGGTGGACCTGGCCGGCGGCCTGGCGGCCGGGCGGCGCTTCGTCGAGGGACTGCGGCTGTTCAGCCACCTGGCCAACATCGGCGACGCGCGCAGCCTGGCGATCCACCCCGCGTCCACGACCCACGCGCAACTGGACCCCGATCAGCGGCTGCACGCCGGGGTGACCCCCGGACTGGTCCGGTTGTCCGTCGGCCTGGAGGGTATCGACGACCTGCTCGCCGACTTGGCAGGCGGGTTGGCGGCCGCCGCGGCCGGCACCGACAGCTCCGCGGAGGGTTCCCGATGA
- a CDS encoding alpha/beta fold hydrolase translates to MTTRQAVHESRIRGARGEFHLRVWPVAGEPVAVVLFLHGLGEHAGLHEPLARRLNADGIEVWAPDQIGHGLSDGTRVLVESLDALADDAELVLARITAGRPGVPLILAGHSLGSAVTLLLAGERAAAASARALVLAGAGTGLSAGESGLRALLAEHGIDPMSLRKDPSELCTNAEYAERLRNDPLVWSGGLRPETLDALEAGGARIAALIAGGTITRPVLFVHGEADDLAPASAVRAAAETLPDARARIFPGDLHNVLAEQDSAQVHDEIAEFVLAAARA, encoded by the coding sequence ATGACCACCCGTCAGGCCGTACACGAGAGCCGGATCCGCGGTGCCCGCGGCGAGTTCCACCTACGCGTATGGCCGGTCGCGGGCGAACCCGTCGCGGTCGTGCTCTTCCTGCACGGACTCGGCGAACACGCCGGTCTGCACGAGCCGTTGGCGCGTCGACTCAACGCCGACGGGATCGAGGTGTGGGCCCCCGACCAGATCGGCCACGGCCTCAGCGATGGCACCCGGGTCCTGGTGGAGAGCCTGGACGCGCTCGCCGACGACGCCGAACTGGTCCTGGCGCGGATCACGGCGGGCCGCCCCGGCGTACCGCTGATCCTGGCCGGCCACTCGCTCGGCTCGGCCGTCACCCTGCTGCTCGCGGGCGAGCGGGCCGCCGCCGCGTCCGCCCGCGCGCTGGTCCTGGCCGGCGCCGGGACCGGGTTGTCGGCGGGCGAAAGCGGTCTGCGCGCGCTGCTCGCCGAACACGGCATCGACCCGATGTCGCTGCGCAAGGACCCGAGCGAACTGTGCACGAACGCCGAGTACGCCGAGCGGTTGCGCAACGACCCGCTGGTCTGGTCCGGCGGCCTGCGCCCCGAGACGCTGGACGCGCTGGAAGCCGGCGGCGCGCGGATCGCCGCACTGATCGCCGGCGGCACGATCACGCGGCCGGTGCTCTTCGTCCACGGCGAGGCCGACGACCTCGCGCCCGCGAGCGCGGTCCGCGCCGCCGCCGAAACGCTGCCCGACGCCCGGGCCCGAATCTTCCCCGGCGACCTGCACAACGTGCTCGCCGAACAGGACAGCGCCCAAGTGCACGACGAGATCGCCGAGTTCGTGCTGGCCGCCGCCCGCGCCTGA